One region of Epilithonimonas zeae genomic DNA includes:
- a CDS encoding alpha-amylase family glycosyl hydrolase translates to MKFFYKLIAIFIAITSFAQQQTVSSSISPPTFNEDESITITFNGSSINESTWGVTNNALYLWAWSYDSNDANSQDCPTNGTWASSNESNKLTYNSGTDTYTITFVPRTFYNRTGIGRIGFLLKTKTGNGQSQDIYSEVGRFQFISTSPQNGTVNFVASGSNFPITYSTSLPANYVVKSNGNTIYTASNVSTINTSLNVTSDNNIEVSATASGTTLTSNFVVSPTPVSQSAAMPSYMRQGITYDPNDPTKVGVALYAPFKNYVHVLGSFNNWQISSNYVMKRDTNNTDLFWLEITGLTPQQVYTFQYRTNDGVKVADPYSTLVLSPDDDPWISSSTYPNLPAYPAGQQYDVSVIQTAKPAYNWTVTNFQKPAKQNLIVYEALVRDFTEQKNWQSMIDKIPYIKGLNVNAIELMPVMEFDGNNSWGYNPGFHLALDKAYGTPEKFKEFIDLCHQNGIAVILDVALNHASGRSPLERLWSTSTNGGYGDVAANNPYFNQVAKHAYSVFYDFNHSKPETRYYVNRVLEQWISEYKIDGFRWDLTKGFTQNCTASDENCTGSYQQDRVDVLKLYSDYQWSYDPTSYIIFEHLGGNAEEKQWADYRLNEGKGVMMWDNLVGPYNQNTMGYDSDSNFNRVDFENHTFSERRNMSYGESHDEERLMFKNLAYGNANGSYSVKDLNTALERQKAFGAVFFTVPGPKMIWQFGELGYEFSINRCENGTISNDCRTSPKPVAFTLGYDTNANRKAVYETWSKILAIRLSSQVFDTTTFTVESGNLLPRIYVWNDALPASSLKNVVVVANFTTTAQTVTPNFPYAGTWYNLMDNSSMSASGSTTVSLQPGEFRIFGNQTALATDETKIEANKTSLQIVQNPATDGLLKIRYNKAKNGQINIYDLNGKLIKSFGLKSAKGDETFSVNGIGTGNYLVQLKSDEGLAVSKLIIK, encoded by the coding sequence ATGAAATTTTTTTACAAACTGATCGCAATTTTCATTGCGATTACAAGCTTTGCGCAGCAGCAAACTGTGAGTTCTTCTATTAGTCCTCCGACTTTTAACGAAGATGAATCGATTACCATTACCTTTAATGGAAGCAGTATTAACGAATCCACTTGGGGTGTTACCAACAATGCATTATACCTTTGGGCTTGGTCCTACGACAGCAATGATGCTAACAGCCAAGATTGTCCAACCAACGGAACCTGGGCTTCATCGAATGAATCCAATAAGCTGACTTACAATTCCGGAACAGATACATATACAATTACATTTGTTCCCAGAACGTTCTACAACAGAACAGGAATTGGTAGAATTGGTTTCCTTTTAAAAACTAAAACTGGAAACGGACAATCTCAGGATATCTACTCGGAAGTTGGAAGATTTCAATTTATAAGTACTTCTCCGCAAAACGGAACTGTTAATTTTGTAGCTTCAGGAAGTAACTTCCCTATTACTTACAGCACTTCTTTGCCGGCTAATTATGTCGTAAAATCTAATGGTAATACAATTTATACAGCCAGCAATGTCTCCACAATTAATACTTCATTAAACGTTACTTCGGATAATAACATTGAAGTTTCCGCGACAGCATCCGGAACGACTTTGACTTCTAATTTTGTAGTTTCTCCTACTCCAGTTTCTCAGTCGGCTGCAATGCCTTCTTACATGAGACAGGGTATCACTTACGATCCTAATGATCCGACGAAAGTTGGAGTAGCATTGTATGCGCCTTTTAAGAATTATGTGCATGTGCTTGGAAGTTTTAACAATTGGCAGATTTCTTCCAACTATGTGATGAAAAGAGATACTAATAACACCGATCTATTTTGGTTAGAAATCACAGGATTGACACCTCAGCAGGTTTATACTTTCCAATACAGAACCAATGACGGCGTAAAGGTAGCCGATCCTTATTCGACATTAGTATTATCTCCGGATGATGATCCTTGGATTTCATCATCTACATATCCTAATTTGCCGGCTTATCCAGCTGGACAGCAATATGACGTTTCAGTAATTCAGACAGCAAAACCTGCTTACAACTGGACTGTAACTAATTTCCAAAAACCAGCAAAACAAAATCTAATTGTTTACGAAGCTTTGGTAAGAGATTTTACAGAGCAGAAAAACTGGCAATCTATGATTGACAAAATCCCTTATATCAAAGGATTAAATGTTAATGCCATCGAATTAATGCCGGTAATGGAATTTGACGGGAATAATTCTTGGGGATACAATCCAGGGTTTCATCTAGCATTAGATAAAGCATACGGAACACCAGAAAAATTTAAAGAATTTATAGACTTATGCCACCAAAATGGAATTGCTGTGATTCTTGATGTGGCGCTTAATCACGCTTCAGGCAGATCACCTTTGGAAAGACTTTGGTCTACAAGCACAAACGGTGGTTACGGAGATGTTGCCGCTAACAATCCATATTTCAATCAGGTTGCAAAACATGCTTATAGTGTATTCTATGATTTCAACCATTCAAAACCTGAAACAAGATATTATGTAAACAGAGTTTTGGAACAATGGATCAGTGAATATAAAATTGATGGATTCCGTTGGGATTTGACGAAAGGATTTACACAAAACTGTACTGCATCAGACGAAAACTGTACAGGTTCTTATCAGCAAGACAGAGTGGATGTTCTGAAATTATATTCAGATTATCAATGGTCATATGATCCAACTTCTTATATTATTTTCGAACATTTGGGAGGAAATGCTGAAGAAAAACAATGGGCTGACTACAGATTGAACGAAGGGAAAGGTGTGATGATGTGGGATAATTTGGTTGGACCTTATAATCAAAACACAATGGGTTACGATTCTGACAGCAACTTCAACAGAGTTGATTTCGAAAACCATACTTTTTCTGAAAGAAGAAATATGAGCTATGGCGAAAGTCATGACGAGGAAAGATTAATGTTCAAAAACTTAGCTTATGGTAATGCCAACGGTTCTTACAGTGTTAAGGATTTGAATACTGCACTTGAAAGACAAAAAGCTTTTGGTGCTGTTTTCTTCACAGTTCCAGGTCCAAAAATGATTTGGCAGTTCGGAGAATTGGGCTACGAATTCAGTATCAACAGATGTGAGAACGGAACAATCAGTAATGATTGTAGAACATCTCCAAAACCCGTAGCTTTCACTTTAGGTTATGATACCAATGCAAATAGAAAAGCAGTTTACGAAACTTGGTCAAAAATCTTAGCAATCCGATTATCAAGCCAGGTTTTTGACACAACAACCTTCACAGTAGAATCAGGAAATCTTTTACCTAGAATCTATGTTTGGAATGACGCCTTGCCTGCAAGTTCTTTGAAAAACGTAGTGGTAGTTGCCAACTTTACAACAACAGCTCAAACTGTAACACCTAATTTCCCTTATGCTGGAACTTGGTATAATTTGATGGACAATTCTTCTATGAGTGCAAGTGGCTCTACAACGGTTTCACTTCAACCGGGAGAGTTCAGAATTTTTGGTAATCAAACCGCTTTGGCAACGGACGAAACGAAGATTGAAGCGAATAAAACATCATTGCAAATCGTTCAGAATCCTGCAACAGACGGATTATTGAAAATCAGATACAACAAAGCTAAAAACGGACAAATCAACATCTACGACCTTAACGGTAAACTGATAAAATCTTTCGGACTGAAATCCGCTAAAGGAGACGAAACATTCTCTGTCAACGGAATCGGAACAGGAAATTACTTAGTACAACTAAAGTCTGATGAAGGTTTGGCAGTTTCTAAGTTAATCATCAAATAA
- a CDS encoding SRPBCC family protein, protein MKKFLKIISVIVAIIIVYCVIAMLFFDSKCHNEQSLVINAPKEKVWQNVNSMKAFNTWNPWMKMDPNLTVTYRGNSGEVGDGYHWKGNDDVGEGEQEITAIIPNEKVATKMHFIKPMDDNATSDLLLASEGSGTKVTWTIDYEIETLFKPMKPLMTWQMNKSFSEGLGKLKALSEK, encoded by the coding sequence ATGAAGAAATTTCTAAAAATTATTAGCGTCATTGTGGCAATAATCATCGTTTATTGCGTGATTGCTATGTTGTTTTTTGACAGCAAGTGTCATAATGAACAATCTCTCGTCATCAATGCTCCGAAAGAGAAGGTGTGGCAGAATGTAAATTCTATGAAAGCTTTCAACACCTGGAATCCCTGGATGAAGATGGATCCGAATCTGACTGTAACTTACCGAGGAAATAGCGGTGAAGTGGGTGACGGCTACCATTGGAAAGGAAATGATGATGTTGGTGAAGGTGAACAGGAAATCACAGCAATTATTCCAAACGAAAAAGTGGCGACAAAGATGCATTTTATCAAACCTATGGACGACAATGCGACTTCGGATTTGCTTCTTGCTAGTGAAGGTTCCGGAACCAAAGTTACCTGGACAATTGATTATGAAATTGAAACACTTTTCAAACCAATGAAACCGCTAATGACCTGGCAGATGAATAAATCGTTCTCGGAAGGTCTTGGAAAATTGAAAGCACTTTCTGAAAAATAA
- a CDS encoding M3 family metallopeptidase, which translates to MNPLLEKFNTKYTSSPFEEIKEEHYLPAFQELVKTSEKEIDGITNNSEEPTFENTIEAMAFSGEQLDRVSNIFFNINSAETNDEIQKIAQEVSPLLTEFSSKISQNEKLFERIKSVYDQKDRLSLNEEQQTLLNETYKGFVRSGALLNEEDKKKLEKINMDLSIKSLQFGQNALASTNAYFKHITDKDELKGIPEAILQQYEEDAKEKDLEGYVITLQYPSYLPAMTYAENRELRKELALANGKKSFDGGEFDNQNLIKEIVKLRQEKAELLGYKNYADFVLEERMAQSPAKVFEFLNELLEKATPYAQKEIEELKSLAKADGIDDIQSYDHTFYAEKLRKQKFDIDDEELKPYFQLEKVQEAVFVLAGKLFGLEFKEITDVQKYHQDVKTYEITENGNYKALLYADYHPRKGKRAGAWMTSYKNQYKQNGENSRPHISVVCNFTKPTKDTPSLLTFQEVTTLFHEFGHALHGVLADTQYPNLSGTSVKWDFVELPSQFLENYCYEPEFLKTFAKHYQTGEILPTEKIEKLSQSKSFMEGYQTLRQLGFGLLDMAYHTEIGALENKSVKAFEVEKTAATNLYPSNPETAASPSFSHIFQGGYSAGYYSYKWAEVLDADAFHYFKENGIFNTEIAAKYKILLSSGGTKNPMELYKNFRGREPKVESLLKRAFG; encoded by the coding sequence ATGAATCCACTTTTAGAAAAATTCAACACCAAATATACCTCATCGCCTTTCGAGGAAATCAAAGAAGAACATTATCTGCCAGCTTTCCAGGAATTAGTCAAAACATCTGAAAAAGAAATTGATGGAATAACCAATAATTCAGAAGAACCGACTTTCGAAAATACGATTGAAGCAATGGCTTTCTCTGGAGAACAACTGGACAGAGTTTCCAATATTTTCTTCAATATCAATTCTGCTGAGACCAATGATGAAATTCAGAAAATCGCTCAGGAAGTTTCGCCACTTTTGACAGAATTCTCTTCCAAGATTTCTCAAAACGAAAAACTATTTGAAAGAATAAAAAGTGTTTACGACCAAAAAGACAGATTGTCTTTAAATGAAGAACAACAAACTTTACTCAACGAAACTTACAAAGGTTTTGTAAGAAGCGGCGCATTGCTCAATGAAGAAGACAAAAAGAAACTGGAGAAAATCAATATGGATTTGTCTATCAAATCACTTCAGTTTGGGCAAAATGCTTTGGCTTCCACCAACGCTTACTTTAAACACATTACAGATAAAGACGAACTGAAAGGAATTCCGGAAGCCATTCTTCAACAATACGAAGAAGATGCGAAGGAAAAAGATTTGGAAGGTTATGTGATTACTTTGCAATATCCAAGTTATCTTCCGGCAATGACTTACGCTGAAAATCGTGAATTGAGAAAAGAATTAGCTTTAGCAAACGGAAAAAAATCCTTTGACGGTGGGGAATTTGACAATCAGAATTTGATTAAAGAAATTGTAAAACTTCGTCAGGAAAAAGCAGAATTGCTTGGTTATAAAAATTATGCTGATTTTGTTCTTGAGGAAAGAATGGCACAATCGCCGGCAAAAGTTTTTGAATTTTTGAATGAACTTCTTGAAAAAGCAACACCTTACGCTCAAAAAGAAATCGAAGAATTAAAATCTTTGGCAAAAGCTGACGGAATCGATGATATCCAAAGCTACGACCACACTTTCTACGCAGAAAAATTAAGAAAACAAAAATTTGATATTGATGATGAAGAACTGAAACCTTATTTTCAATTGGAAAAAGTTCAGGAAGCCGTTTTTGTATTAGCCGGAAAATTATTCGGATTAGAGTTTAAAGAAATTACCGATGTTCAGAAATATCATCAGGATGTGAAAACTTACGAAATCACAGAAAACGGAAATTATAAAGCTCTACTCTACGCCGATTATCACCCGAGAAAAGGGAAACGTGCCGGCGCCTGGATGACGAGTTATAAAAATCAATACAAACAAAACGGAGAAAATTCCCGTCCGCATATTTCGGTCGTTTGCAACTTTACAAAACCGACCAAAGACACACCAAGTTTACTGACTTTTCAGGAAGTAACCACCTTGTTCCACGAGTTCGGACACGCACTTCATGGTGTTTTAGCAGACACGCAATACCCGAATCTTTCAGGAACTTCGGTTAAATGGGATTTTGTAGAATTGCCTTCCCAATTTCTGGAAAACTATTGCTATGAACCAGAATTCTTAAAAACATTTGCAAAACATTATCAAACCGGAGAAATTCTTCCAACCGAAAAAATCGAGAAATTATCTCAGAGCAAATCCTTTATGGAAGGTTATCAGACTTTGAGACAGCTTGGATTCGGGTTATTGGATATGGCTTATCATACAGAAATTGGAGCGTTGGAGAATAAAAGTGTGAAAGCGTTTGAAGTAGAGAAAACTGCGGCAACTAATCTTTATCCGAGCAATCCAGAAACTGCAGCAAGTCCAAGTTTCTCGCATATTTTCCAAGGCGGTTATTCGGCGGGTTATTATTCTTACAAATGGGCTGAGGTTTTGGATGCGGATGCTTTCCATTATTTCAAAGAAAATGGGATTTTCAATACTGAAATTGCGGCAAAATATAAAATTCTTTTATCTTCTGGTGGAACCAAAAATCCAATGGAATTGTATAAAAATTTCCGTGGAAGAGAACCTAAAGTCGAGAGCTTACTGAAAAGAGCTTTTGGATAA
- a CDS encoding YchJ family protein yields MNCPCCSGKSYEDCCQPYHLKEKFAPTAEALMRSRFSAFAIPNGDYLWETTSPNKRQFHNKKDLQEWGEINEWTKLEIIDKPSTNKVEFKAFYNDEEGNPQVHHELSQFKMIQNRWFYVTGEFLD; encoded by the coding sequence ATGAATTGTCCTTGCTGTTCCGGAAAGTCCTACGAAGATTGTTGTCAGCCTTATCATCTGAAAGAGAAATTTGCTCCAACAGCAGAAGCTTTGATGCGTTCAAGGTTTTCTGCATTTGCTATCCCAAACGGCGACTATCTTTGGGAAACGACTTCTCCCAACAAAAGGCAATTCCATAACAAAAAGGATTTGCAGGAATGGGGTGAAATCAATGAATGGACGAAGCTGGAAATTATCGATAAACCTTCAACTAATAAAGTAGAGTTCAAAGCTTTTTATAATGATGAAGAAGGAAATCCTCAAGTTCATCACGAGTTGTCACAATTCAAAATGATTCAGAATCGTTGGTTTTATGTGACTGGGGAATTTTTGGATTAG
- a CDS encoding VF530 family DNA-binding protein, translating to MENTSKDPLHGKRLDAILEELLEYYKGYSELGKQINIKCFTGENPSVSSSLKFLRKTPWARAKVESLYLYVLRQKKKQNL from the coding sequence ATGGAAAACACTTCGAAAGACCCTTTGCACGGCAAAAGATTGGATGCGATTCTGGAAGAATTGCTGGAATACTACAAAGGTTACAGCGAATTGGGAAAACAAATCAACATCAAATGTTTCACCGGCGAAAATCCAAGTGTCAGTTCCTCTCTCAAATTTCTTCGCAAAACACCTTGGGCAAGGGCAAAAGTAGAAAGTTTGTATCTCTACGTTTTGAGACAAAAGAAAAAACAAAATTTATAA
- a CDS encoding SGNH/GDSL hydrolase family protein, protein MKFLTITSILLSTMFYAQDFAGFSKYENQNQEIKVKKVTPNSVFMGDSITEGWFSTDPEFFTKNNFVGRGISGQVTSQMLIRFREDVIKLKPKRVIILAGTNDIAENQGPISLDKVFGNIVSMVELAKANKIQVILCSVLPAYDFPWRKDIIPADRVITLNNMIKDYAQKNHITYVDYHSVLKDEKNGLPKEIAEDGIHPNKLGYEKMEAILMQNLK, encoded by the coding sequence ATGAAATTCCTAACAATTACATCAATATTACTTTCTACTATGTTTTATGCCCAAGATTTTGCTGGATTCTCTAAATATGAAAACCAAAATCAAGAAATCAAAGTCAAAAAAGTTACTCCAAATTCAGTTTTTATGGGTGACTCCATTACGGAAGGTTGGTTTTCTACTGATCCTGAATTTTTTACTAAAAATAATTTTGTAGGAAGGGGAATAAGTGGACAGGTTACCTCTCAAATGCTGATTAGATTCAGAGAAGATGTCATTAAACTGAAACCAAAACGTGTCATCATTCTTGCCGGAACCAATGATATTGCAGAAAATCAAGGTCCGATTTCTTTGGATAAAGTGTTCGGAAATATTGTTTCTATGGTAGAATTGGCAAAAGCGAATAAAATACAGGTAATTCTATGTTCAGTACTTCCTGCATATGATTTCCCATGGAGAAAAGATATAATACCGGCCGACAGAGTCATAACATTGAATAACATGATAAAAGATTACGCTCAGAAAAATCATATCACTTACGTGGACTACCATTCAGTTTTAAAGGATGAAAAAAATGGTTTGCCTAAAGAAATTGCTGAGGACGGAATCCACCCGAACAAATTAGGTTACGAAAAAATGGAAGCTATTTTGATGCAAAATTTGAAATAA
- a CDS encoding YfiT family bacillithiol transferase produces MNLEELKYPVGKFIKPECITKEIIDSSISEIENFPSLVKTEIQNLSEQDLHLRYRPEGWTITQVVHHCADSHINSYMRFKLALTENVPTIKPYEESLWAELPDKQLSSLISLQLLEALHARWVYLLKTLSEEDLNKEFIHPEQSERISLRENILIYGWHCLHHLAHIRQAKELRFE; encoded by the coding sequence ATGAATCTCGAAGAATTAAAATATCCAGTCGGAAAATTCATCAAACCAGAATGTATTACCAAAGAAATCATCGATTCTTCGATTTCTGAAATCGAAAACTTTCCGAGTCTTGTTAAAACAGAAATTCAAAATCTTTCCGAACAAGATTTACATCTAAGATACAGACCAGAAGGTTGGACAATTACTCAAGTGGTTCATCATTGCGCCGACAGTCATATCAACAGCTATATGAGATTTAAATTGGCATTGACGGAAAATGTTCCAACAATCAAACCTTACGAGGAAAGTCTTTGGGCAGAGTTGCCGGACAAACAATTGTCGTCATTGATTTCGTTGCAACTTTTGGAAGCTTTGCACGCAAGATGGGTTTATCTTTTGAAAACTTTGAGTGAAGAAGATTTGAATAAAGAATTTATTCATCCTGAACAATCAGAAAGAATTTCGCTCAGAGAAAACATATTGATTTACGGCTGGCATTGTCTGCATCATTTGGCTCATATTCGCCAGGCGAAAGAATTAAGATTTGAGTGA
- a CDS encoding lysozyme inhibitor LprI family protein — MKKSIVITFLFAIPIFPLAQNKIDQTLEKCLNQDNSTAGQRNCIISAHQSWDKELNKSYTSLNHKLKNTAKKELLEAQRNWILFRDSEFKLINKYYFDVKKGTIFQVISENKKLQIIKERALQLKEYDEQFDY, encoded by the coding sequence ATGAAAAAGTCGATCGTTATTACTTTTCTATTTGCAATCCCTATTTTTCCATTGGCTCAAAATAAAATAGACCAAACCTTGGAAAAATGCCTAAACCAAGATAACTCGACGGCTGGTCAAAGAAACTGTATCATTTCTGCTCATCAATCTTGGGACAAGGAACTGAATAAGTCTTATACTTCACTAAATCATAAATTAAAAAATACAGCAAAAAAAGAATTGCTGGAAGCTCAGCGAAACTGGATTTTATTCCGAGATTCCGAATTCAAACTAATCAACAAGTATTATTTTGACGTCAAAAAAGGAACAATTTTTCAAGTGATTTCTGAAAACAAAAAATTACAAATCATCAAAGAAAGAGCGTTGCAACTGAAAGAATATGATGAACAATTTGATTATTAG
- a CDS encoding serine hydrolase domain-containing protein: protein MKNYYLLILLFCQQIFAQTIHNKSKLDSVYDAFGTYDKAMFRIKVQKDGKDIYEKNVGFADLENETVPDDNTKYRIGSVTKTFTAVLIFKAIEEGKLKQTDKLSKFFPRVKNADIIQISSLLEHRSGIQNINASKFYDDFIARDFPKETLMEMMYRLPSVFPPDYRYSYCNTGYMLLGFILEKIYDKSYSEILKEKIVSPLNLVNTGTADFFKSENNESKSYRYYTDWRKNLDRGLNNFIGAGNIISTPSEINVFYKALFDGKLVSEKSLVQMKNLEKGMFRYPYESKNMYGHTGSVLGYLTFALYIPEDKIAICITENGVRYDIGDILEYVLNDLYNDKYEVPDFKRIKLSNHELQQFVGKYKYSSSSTDLNVYINNDKLYIQQDDSPEVLIEAKEKNKFVYDTNKVELLFSPEKKKMTMTTKRNTYVYKKVD from the coding sequence ATGAAAAACTATTACCTACTAATTCTCTTATTTTGTCAGCAGATTTTTGCTCAGACAATCCATAACAAAAGTAAACTTGATAGTGTCTATGACGCATTTGGAACTTATGATAAAGCGATGTTCCGAATTAAGGTTCAAAAAGACGGAAAAGATATCTATGAAAAAAATGTTGGATTTGCTGATTTGGAAAACGAAACCGTTCCGGATGATAATACCAAATATAGAATTGGTTCTGTAACCAAAACCTTCACTGCAGTTTTGATTTTCAAAGCGATTGAGGAAGGGAAATTAAAACAAACTGACAAGCTTTCTAAGTTTTTTCCGAGAGTCAAAAATGCAGATATTATACAAATTTCGAGTTTGTTAGAACACAGAAGTGGAATTCAGAATATTAATGCTTCTAAATTTTATGATGATTTTATAGCACGAGATTTTCCCAAGGAAACGCTCATGGAGATGATGTACAGGTTGCCTTCCGTCTTTCCTCCGGATTACAGATATTCTTATTGCAACACGGGTTATATGCTTCTGGGATTTATTCTGGAAAAGATTTATGATAAAAGTTACAGCGAGATTCTCAAAGAAAAAATTGTCAGTCCACTGAATTTAGTTAATACTGGGACGGCAGACTTTTTTAAATCAGAAAATAATGAGTCAAAGTCGTATCGTTATTATACCGATTGGAGAAAAAATTTGGATAGAGGTCTTAACAATTTTATAGGAGCAGGGAATATCATTTCTACACCTTCGGAAATCAATGTTTTTTATAAAGCCTTGTTTGATGGAAAATTAGTTTCTGAAAAATCTCTCGTTCAAATGAAAAATTTGGAAAAAGGTATGTTTCGTTATCCTTATGAAAGCAAGAATATGTATGGCCACACAGGTTCTGTTTTAGGTTATCTGACATTTGCACTTTACATTCCGGAAGATAAGATTGCTATTTGTATCACAGAAAATGGCGTGAGATATGACATTGGCGATATCTTGGAGTATGTTCTTAATGATTTGTATAATGACAAATATGAAGTGCCGGATTTTAAAAGGATCAAACTTAGTAATCACGAATTACAACAATTTGTAGGGAAGTATAAATACTCGAGCTCTTCTACAGATTTGAATGTTTATATTAATAATGATAAACTTTATATACAGCAAGATGATTCTCCCGAAGTTTTGATTGAAGCCAAGGAAAAGAACAAATTTGTTTACGATACAAACAAAGTAGAATTGTTATTTTCACCCGAGAAAAAGAAAATGACTATGACGACAAAAAGAAATACTTACGTTTATAAGAAAGTAGATTAA
- the hutH gene encoding histidine ammonia-lyase, with translation MIYGIDQFKYQDVLEILKNPSKAKLNKKSKDQIIKSQQNVQKIVASDRTVYGINTGFGPLCDVKISEEETAQLQHNLIISHAVGVGKPIDRNISKTMMISKIHALSKGFSGVSLDVIERLILMLELDIIPVVPEQGSVGASGDLAPLAHLVLPLLGLGQVWENNKTVETAKVLKKHKLQPLKLGPKEGLGLINGTQFILAHAITGLAKFEYLLDLADLTAAMSLEAYRGSSSPFKKELHEIRPFDGSQKVAERMRNFLKDSDNLKSHEFCDRVQDPYSMRCVPQVHGASRNAFEHLKQMAETELNSVTDNPIVLSAEESISGGNFHGQLMALPLDYASLAAAELGNISDRRSYLLLEGKYGLPKLLVESSGLNSGFMIPQYTSAALVTENKTLCFPASADSIPTSLGQEDHVSMGSISGRKFNQILGNLENILAIELMFAAQGLEFRRPAKCSKIVEKNYDLIRSVVPKLEDDRLIGEDILKIAELIREKKFQVHI, from the coding sequence ATGATTTACGGAATCGACCAATTTAAATATCAGGATGTTTTAGAGATTTTAAAAAATCCTTCCAAAGCCAAGCTCAATAAAAAATCAAAAGACCAGATCATAAAATCGCAACAGAATGTTCAGAAAATTGTAGCGTCTGACAGGACAGTTTATGGCATCAATACAGGTTTTGGACCGCTTTGCGATGTTAAAATTTCAGAAGAAGAAACGGCTCAGCTTCAACATAATTTGATTATTTCGCACGCTGTTGGCGTCGGAAAACCGATTGACAGGAACATTTCCAAAACAATGATGATTTCCAAAATCCACGCTTTGTCGAAAGGATTTTCGGGTGTTTCGTTAGATGTTATCGAGCGATTGATTCTGATGTTGGAATTGGATATTATTCCGGTTGTTCCAGAGCAAGGTTCTGTTGGAGCTTCAGGAGATTTGGCACCGTTGGCACATTTGGTTTTGCCGCTTTTAGGATTAGGTCAGGTTTGGGAAAATAATAAAACTGTTGAGACGGCTAAAGTTTTGAAGAAACATAAACTTCAACCGTTAAAATTAGGCCCGAAAGAAGGTTTAGGATTGATTAATGGCACTCAGTTCATTTTAGCTCACGCAATTACAGGTCTAGCAAAATTCGAATATCTTTTAGATTTAGCAGATTTAACAGCAGCTATGAGTCTTGAAGCTTATCGTGGCTCATCAAGTCCGTTCAAGAAAGAATTGCATGAGATTCGTCCATTTGACGGAAGTCAAAAAGTAGCGGAAAGAATGCGAAATTTCCTTAAAGATTCAGACAATCTCAAGTCTCACGAATTCTGTGACAGAGTCCAGGATCCTTATTCTATGCGTTGTGTTCCACAGGTTCACGGTGCGAGTAGAAATGCTTTCGAACATCTGAAGCAAATGGCCGAAACGGAACTGAATTCTGTAACGGACAATCCGATTGTGTTGAGTGCAGAGGAATCAATTTCCGGAGGTAACTTTCACGGCCAATTGATGGCTTTGCCTTTGGACTACGCTTCATTAGCAGCAGCAGAATTAGGAAACATTTCCGACAGAAGAAGTTATCTTTTGCTCGAAGGAAAATATGGTTTACCGAAATTGTTAGTAGAAAGTTCTGGACTTAATTCTGGCTTTATGATTCCGCAATATACGAGTGCAGCGTTGGTTACAGAGAACAAAACGCTTTGCTTCCCAGCTTCAGCAGATTCTATACCGACAAGTTTAGGACAAGAAGACCACGTTTCTATGGGAAGTATTTCGGGAAGAAAATTCAATCAGATTTTGGGAAATCTTGAAAACATTTTAGCCATCGAATTGATGTTTGCAGCTCAAGGTTTGGAATTCCGAAGACCAGCAAAATGTTCTAAAATCGTTGAAAAAAATTATGATTTGATTCGTTCTGTTGTTCCAAAATTAGAAGACGACCGATTGATTGGTGAAGATATTTTGAAAATTGCTGAGTTGATTAGAGAAAAGAAATTTCAAGTCCACATATAA